The Megalobrama amblycephala isolate DHTTF-2021 linkage group LG7, ASM1881202v1, whole genome shotgun sequence genome window below encodes:
- the rap2ab gene encoding ras-related protein Rap-2a, protein MREYKVVVLGSGGVGKSALTVQFVTGTFIEKYDPTIEDFYRKEIEVDSSPSVLEILDTAGTEQFASMRDLYIKNGQGFILVYSLVNQQSFQDIKPMRDQIIRVKRYERVPVILVGNKVDLDNEREVSSSEGQALAEEWGCPFMETSAKSKTMVDELFSEIVRQMDYASQPDKEDPCCSSCNIQ, encoded by the exons ATGCGCGAGTATAAGGTGGTGGTGCTCGGCAGCGGAGGGGTCGGGAAATCCGCTCTCACGGTCCAGTTCGTGACCGGGACCTTCATCGAAAAGTACGACCCGACCATCGAAGACTTCTACCGCAAGGAGATCGAGGTGGATTCATCGCCGTCGGTGCTGGAGATCCTGGACACGGCCGGTACGGAGCAGTTCGCGTCCATGCGGGATCTCTACATCAAGAACGGCCAGGGCTTCATCCTGGTATACAGCCTGGTCAACCAGCAGAGCTTCCAAGACATAAAGCCCATGAGAGATCAGATCATCCGGGTGAAGAG GTATGAGCGTGTGCCCGTGATACTCGTGGGAAACAAGGTGGACCTGGACAACGAGCGTGAGGTTTCGTCGAGCGAGGGTCAAGCTCTAGCTGAAGAATGGGGCTGCCCGTTCATGGAGACATCAGCCAAGAGCAAAACCATGGTGGACGAACTGTTCTCAGAGATAGTCAGGCAGATGGACTATGCCTCTCAGCCAGATAAGGAAGACCCGTGCTGCTCCTCCTGCAATATACAATAA